In a genomic window of Lagopus muta isolate bLagMut1 chromosome 2, bLagMut1 primary, whole genome shotgun sequence:
- the ASXL2 gene encoding putative Polycomb group protein ASXL2 isoform X3 has protein sequence MPVSSNQHVLLKAVKAASASTPTKPAWVGKQSDGHSNSSQNSTSSSSASVKLDNSLPGLGKKPFQRSDRLHARQLKRTKCAEIDVETPDSILVNTNLRALINKHTFSVLPTECQQRLLLLLPEVDRQVGADGLMKLSGSALNNEFFTSAAQGWKERLSEGEFTPEMQLRIRQEIEKEKKVELWKEHFFESYYGQSSGLSPEESERLTANTSADDVENEKPAAEQPKCMPVKEEITSPMESKAQVVQEAPAVRKGVEERRGEERREEMQPKAAKPVEASVSPAGCAAKPSDPQIQERIQGEPIQEKPQPAVSQKLEEERKHAASKEVKEAVRAPVLAPSKPKSPEAGEAAAKVAESPVVTPPTPEKKPPVNEEMEVSVEGHKRKSESGEEALTTPEKKPRIAERCQQQQPAFRGQTQSFPAAGPPVPRVPPLKIPVSRISPMPFPAGQVSPRVRFPASLISPARTGARTLADIKAKAQQVRAQRAAAAAAAAAASSGGAVPGPGPGGGPAGGGGTGNTATSGGGETGTRGNALELAGTGSGGGSRRFLPRCPGTHSPMETQEQPATPSLSRAQLQQTSTLQSRSAAGNAGTNCSSPAVSAIEQIGRIKQSPPNVAVNQVSGSSCAGGCDKQEKAPSAPAGPGQACGASTVRDGTTCVTVSSADSNANITKVTPAALGGTSSEVPKGTSPSPLMPLLTPTSSEAQAGGAVVSAPSAPCSITLSAAPSLKTHPSSSGALPKANSSIPANNPLVTQLLQGKSVPLEQILPKPLTKAEMKTVPLASNEEKGAAIVAGSGAGAEGGERQSGLSPQQLGKIFCQSRPLPHIPRTFVLPAGKEPSADQHPEALSKTTQEQILQTLIKRVQRQNLLPVLQPSQVNLTHSGFQLENSSTSQRFVLGFMGRRTSKPAMSGHYLLNISTYGRGSESLRRGFSLNPETRSCLNSPASGPKAEFGECEEMAGHGSSSEEGDADDESTGDEHEHVSVKEEPQAFQVAAPCEKEQVSHGANSSDYSILAKKGMKTEVAVSQQAAGSRENIQELDGTALARDFIQAAQEQMVHTMKGKTHSSPELFSSSAPSSDSAQPQLPQLSHPHPPKLGGDAAAAQLIGPSYSGTINVSTSPDVNQGSLMSGLSECNQLSSSMGNVMSFSVTVTTIPTSQAMNSGSHGQTIPVQAFAEDSSMEDSPSKCYCRLKAMIMCKGCGAFCHDDCIGPSKLCVSCLVVR, from the exons ATGCCGGTGTCCTCTAATCAGCACGTCCTGCTGAAGGCTGTCAAGGCAGCCAGTGCCTCCACACCTACAAAACCTG CTTGGGTAGGAAAGCAGTCCGATGGACACTCAAACAGCTCTCAGAACtccacctccagctcctctgcctcTGTTAAGCTTGACAACTCCTTGCCAGGGCTGGGGAAGAAGCCATTCCAGAGATCTGACAGGCTCCACGCAA GGCAGCTGAAGAGAACAAAGTGTGCTGAAATTGACGTGGAAACTCCCGACTCCATCCTGGTGAACACCAACCTGAGGGCACTCATCAACAAGCACACGTTCTCTGTTCTGCCCACAGAGTGCCAGCAgcgcctgctgctgctgctgccagaggtgGACAGGCAG GTTGGGGCAGATGGTTTGATGAAGCTGAGTGGTTCAGCGTTGAACAATGAGTTCTTCActtcagctgcccagggctggaaGGAGAGGTTGTCAGAAG GTGAGTTCACACCAGAAATGCAGCTGAGAATACGtcaagaaatagaaaaggaaaagaaggttgAGCTGTGGAAGGAACATTTTTTTGAAAGCTACTACGGCCAAAG TTCTGGATTAAGTCCTGAAGAGTCTGAGAGACTGACAGCCAACACCAGCGCTGATGACGTAGAGAAtgaaaagccagcagcagaacagccaaAATGCATGCCGGTCAAAGAGGAGATCACTTCTCCAATGGAGTCTAAAGCACAAGTGGTCCAGGAAGCACCCGCAGTGAGAAAAGGAGtagaggaaagaagaggagaggagaggagagaagagatgCAGCCCAAAGCAGCCAAACCTGTCGAGGCCTCGGTTTCCCCAGCTGGGTGTGCAGCGAAGCCCAGCGACCCCCAGATCCAAGAGAGAATCCAAGGAGAACCCATCCAAGAGAAACCACAGCCTGCAGTGagccagaagctggaagaagagaggaagCACGCTGCATCAAAGGAAGTGAAGGAGGCTGTGCGTGCCCCGGTCTTGGCCCCAAGCAAACCAAAGAGCCCTGAAGCAGGTGAAGCAGCAGCGAAGGTCGCCGAAAGTCCTGTGGTCACCCCGCCGACGCCAGAAAAGAAACCTCCTGTGAATGAAGAAATGGAGGTCAGTGTGGAAGGCCATAAGAGGAAGTCAGAGAGCGGTGAAGAAGCTCTGACCACACCTGAGAAGAAGCCGCGCATTGCGGAgaggtgccagcagcagcagccggcGTTTCGCGGCCAAACGCAGTCCTTTCCTGCTGCCGGGCCCCCGGTGCCACGCGTGCCCCCGCTCAAG aTTCCCGTTTCCCGAATCTCCCCCATGCCATTTCCTGCGGGCCAGGTCTCTCCCAGGGTACGTTTCCCAGCCTCCCTCATCAGTCCGGCCAGAACAGGGGCCAGAACCTTGGCGGACATCAAGGCCAAAGCCCAGCAGGTCAGGGCTCAGAGGGCAGCGGCCgcagcagccgccgccgccgcttcTTCGGGgggagcagtgccagggccaGGCCCCGGCGGGGGCCCAGCGGGCGGCGGAGGGACGGGTAACACAGCGACGAGTGGAGGCGGCGAAACTGGAACGCGAGGAAACGCACTGGAACTGGCAGGAACTGGAAGCGGGGGAGGTTCGAGAAGGTTTCTTCCACGCTGCCCAGGGACCCATTCCCCAATGGAGACTCAGGAGCAGCCGGCAACCCCCAGTCTTTCTAGAGCACAACTACAGCAAACTTCCACGTTGCAATCCAGAAGCGCAGCTGGCAATGCAGGCACCAACTGCTCCTCCCCAGCGGTATCAGCGATTGAGCAAATCGGCAGAATCAAACAGAGCCCCCCAAACGTGGCTGTAAATCAGGTTTCGGGCTCCTCgtgtgctggtggctgtgaCAAACAAGAGAAAGCACCTTCTGCTCCAGCAGGTCCCGGCCAGGCCTGCGGGGCATCAACTGTCAGGGATGGAACAACTTGTGTCACCGTGTCCTCAGCAGACAGCAATGCCAACATCACCAAGGTAACACCTGCGGCCTTAGGAGGGACCAGCTCAGAGGTCCCCAAAGGCACATCTCCTTCCCCTCTGATGCCTTTGCTGACCCCCACTAGCTCAGAAGCCCAGGCTGGAGGTGCGGTGGTGTCAGCTCCATCTGCCCCATGCTCCATCACCTTGTCAGCAGCACCTAGCCTTAAAACCCATCCGAGTTCAAGCGGGGCCCTCCCAAAAGCAAACTCCAGTATTCCTGCCAACAACCCTTTAGTCACCCAACTTCTTCAAGGCAAGAGCGTCCCCCTGGAGCAAATCCTGCCGAAGCCTCTcaccaaagcagaaatgaaaactgtccCATTAGCTTCTAATGAAGAGAAAGGGGCAGCAATTGTAGCAGGGAGTGGTGCAGGAGCCGAGGGCGGTGAAAGGCAGTCGGGGTTATCCCCACAGCAGCTCGGGAAGATCTTTTGCCAGAGCAGGCCTCTGCCTCACATTCCAAGGACATTTGTGCTCCCTGCAGGAAAGGAGCCCAGTGCTGACCAGCACCCAGAGGCGCTCAGTAAAACAACGCAGGAGCAGATCCTTCAGACGCTCATCAAGAGGGTCCAGAGGCAGAATTTGCTCCCGGTCCTTCAGCCTTCCCAAGTGAACCTCACGCACTCAGGTTTCCAGCTAGAAAACAGCTCCACCAGCCAGAGATTTGTGCTGGGTTTCATGGGCAGAAGGACATCCAAACCCGCTATGTCTGGTCATTATCTGCTCAACATTTCCACCTACGGCCGTGGTTCAGAGAGTTTGAGGAGAGGCTTCTCCTTGAACCCTGAAACCCGCTCATGTCTGAACAGCCCAGCCAGTGGtccaaaagcagaatttggGGAGTGTGAGGAGATGGCTggccatggcagcagcagcgagGAAGGAGATGCGGATGATGAGAGCACTGGTGATGAACATGAGCATGTCAGCGTGAAAGAGGAGCCCCAGGCTTTCCAGGTGGCTGCTCCATGTGAAAAAGAACAGGTATCACACGGTGCAAATTCCTCAGATTACAGCATCCTTGCTAAAAAGGGGATGAAGACGGAAGTGGCCGTGTCTCAGCAGGCAGCCGGCAGCAGGGAGAACATTCAGGAGTTGGATGGAACGGCGTTAGCACGAGATTTTATTCAGGCCGCTCAAGAGCAAATGGTGCACACAATGAAGGGAAAAACGCACAGCAGCCCTGAGctcttcagctcttctgcacCGTCCTCAGACTCTGCGCAGCCACAGCTTCCCCAGCTTTCTCACCCCCACCCTCCGAAGCTGGGAGGAGATGCTGCGGCAGCGCAGCTCATCGGGCCCAGCTACAGCGGCACAATAAACGTCTCCACCTCCCCAGACGTGAACCA